The following are encoded together in the Carboxydocella sporoproducens DSM 16521 genome:
- a CDS encoding branched-chain amino acid ABC transporter permease translates to MLEFLQQLINGISLGSIYALIALGYTMVYGIIRLINFAHGDIYMLGAFAGFLATTYLHLPLIPAILLAMLVCALIGVTIEKLAYKPLRHAPRIAVLITAIGVSFFIEYGTMYVATPQPRTYPAGLLSEHTYNLGGLVVNNQQIWILAISIVLMLALQWFVHSTKTGKAMRAVSHDTEAAALMGINVDNIISVTFAIGSALAAAAGVLVGIYYNSIDPLMGIMPGLKAFVSAVLGGIGSIPGAVIGGLLMGTTEAMVSGFFKSTYRDAVAFLILIVILLVKPSGIMGKHVREKV, encoded by the coding sequence ATCTTGGAATTTTTACAGCAATTGATAAATGGCATTTCTCTTGGAAGTATCTATGCTTTGATCGCACTCGGTTATACCATGGTTTATGGTATTATACGTCTGATCAACTTTGCCCATGGTGATATTTACATGTTAGGCGCTTTTGCCGGCTTTTTGGCTACTACCTACTTGCATTTGCCGCTGATTCCGGCGATTTTGCTGGCTATGCTGGTTTGTGCCCTGATCGGGGTTACCATTGAAAAACTGGCTTACAAGCCCTTGCGGCATGCACCGCGGATTGCGGTCTTGATTACTGCTATCGGTGTTTCCTTCTTTATTGAATATGGCACTATGTATGTGGCTACCCCGCAGCCCCGGACTTATCCTGCCGGTTTATTGAGTGAGCATACCTATAACCTGGGCGGGCTGGTGGTCAACAACCAGCAGATCTGGATTCTGGCTATTTCCATTGTGTTGATGCTGGCCTTACAGTGGTTTGTACACAGTACAAAAACCGGAAAAGCTATGCGTGCGGTTTCCCATGATACCGAAGCAGCTGCCCTGATGGGTATTAACGTGGATAATATCATTTCCGTCACCTTCGCCATTGGTTCAGCCCTTGCTGCTGCTGCCGGGGTGCTGGTGGGAATTTACTATAACTCCATCGACCCGCTGATGGGGATTATGCCGGGCTTAAAGGCTTTCGTTTCCGCCGTTCTGGGCGGTATCGGCAGCATTCCCGGTGCGGTTATCGGTGGTTTGCTGATGGGCACTACTGAAGCCATGGTTAGCGGTTTCTTCAAGTCCACCTATCGGGACGCTGTGGCCTTCCTGATTTTGATCGTTATCTTGCTGGTCAAGCCCTCCGGTATTATGGGCAAGCACGTGCGGGAGAAAGTGTAG
- a CDS encoding ABC transporter substrate-binding protein → MLKKKASAVLAGLLALSLVATGCGSNSGGGEKKEGGSGSADNVIKIGGNFETTGGVATFGQAAVNGIKLAFKKKNEAGGVLGGKKLELVVADNKSEPAESANATTKLINQDKVVAILGATTSSNTLAAVPVVTASQVPLLSTSATNPKVTVNENGQVNEWVFRACFIDPFQGTVMANFATKDLGAKTAAIMIDTSSDYSKGLASFFKEAFTKNGGTIVAEEGYVQKDTDFKAVLTKIKGKNPDVIYVPGYYEEVGKIIKQGRELGITVPFMGGDGWDSPKLVDIAGAEALNGTYFSNHYAATDPDPEVQKFVEEYKKEYGQVPDSMAVLGYDAALMLIDAIERAGAADPAKIKEALAATKDLKVVTGTITLNEQHNPIKAAAILEMKDGKQVFRTKVNP, encoded by the coding sequence ATGCTGAAGAAAAAGGCAAGTGCTGTGTTGGCTGGTTTGTTGGCATTGTCCCTGGTAGCCACCGGTTGCGGCAGTAACAGTGGCGGCGGGGAGAAAAAGGAAGGCGGCTCTGGTTCTGCTGATAATGTCATTAAAATCGGCGGTAACTTCGAAACCACAGGTGGTGTAGCTACCTTTGGTCAGGCTGCTGTCAATGGTATTAAGCTGGCTTTCAAAAAGAAGAATGAAGCTGGCGGTGTTCTGGGCGGTAAGAAGTTAGAACTGGTGGTTGCGGATAACAAATCCGAACCTGCCGAGTCTGCCAATGCCACTACCAAACTGATCAACCAGGACAAGGTTGTGGCCATTCTAGGTGCTACTACTTCCAGTAACACCCTGGCAGCAGTGCCGGTGGTAACTGCTTCTCAAGTTCCGCTGTTGTCTACTTCGGCTACTAACCCTAAGGTAACGGTAAACGAGAACGGCCAGGTTAATGAATGGGTTTTCCGGGCCTGCTTCATCGACCCCTTCCAGGGTACAGTGATGGCTAACTTCGCTACCAAGGACTTAGGTGCTAAGACTGCTGCCATCATGATCGATACCAGCTCTGACTACAGTAAAGGTTTGGCTTCTTTCTTCAAAGAAGCCTTTACCAAAAATGGTGGCACCATTGTAGCTGAAGAAGGCTATGTCCAGAAGGACACCGACTTTAAAGCTGTTCTGACTAAAATCAAGGGCAAAAACCCTGATGTAATTTATGTACCCGGTTACTACGAAGAAGTAGGTAAGATTATAAAGCAAGGCCGGGAGCTGGGCATTACTGTTCCTTTCATGGGCGGCGATGGCTGGGATAGCCCCAAACTGGTGGATATCGCTGGCGCTGAAGCGTTAAATGGCACTTACTTCTCCAACCACTATGCTGCTACTGACCCCGATCCGGAAGTTCAGAAGTTTGTGGAAGAGTATAAGAAAGAGTACGGTCAGGTTCCTGACTCCATGGCTGTGCTGGGTTATGATGCTGCTCTGATGCTGATTGATGCTATTGAACGGGCTGGCGCTGCCGATCCCGCCAAGATCAAAGAAGCTCTGGCTGCTACCAAGGACCTGAAGGTAGTAACCGGTACCATCACTCTGAATGAACAGCATAACCCGATTAAAGCCGCTGCTATTCTGGAAATGAAGGATGGCAAACAGGTCTTTAGAACAAAAGTTAATCCCTAA